A single region of the Vicia villosa cultivar HV-30 ecotype Madison, WI linkage group LG4, Vvil1.0, whole genome shotgun sequence genome encodes:
- the LOC131597347 gene encoding uncharacterized protein LOC131597347: MTAFCLKSFTDNYGNILTLLETVVETPVLQTLMQFYDPEMRCFTFQDYQLAPTLEEYSIILNLKIKGEVPFIDVPKEVNFKLIAVALYLSIKEVSDNWKSNGGVSGFSLKFLVRKAKEEFEKKNWNTYNALLAVAIYGIVMFPNVPNFVDSAAIHIFMGKNPIPTLLADTYYAVHSRYEKRGGAITCCLQLLFIWFLSLLPSKGPFMKTRETLKWTHRIMSLTSYDIQWPKYRINVSEVIVGCGKFDNVPLVGTRGCINYNPVVSLRQLGYTLKDKPADHLIAETVYFEKGSDPEKLKEIIVAWKKIRKHNGAHLGKKESLALTPYVEWIVKRVGNLLLPYDRVAPLQKQPPLILSEFVPTELYKDALVTNYRLHEREQETNLKFFEERDAKMRLMHQLKQVEGASSSQASVRKRPYELLKEDLHRKQQECLQLQRSESSHKRQKRDSDKQLAEERAKSARLEEELTRLRTQWRGDVGAHSITRRS; encoded by the coding sequence ATGACCGCTTTCTGCCTGAAGAGTTTCACGGATAATTATGGGAATATTTTGACTTTGTTGGAAACCGTGGTTGAGACGCCTGTTTTGCAAACATTGATGCAATTCTATGATCCTGAAATGAGGTGTTTCACGTTCCAGGATTACCAGTTGGCTCCGACATTGGAAGAGTACTCTATCATTCTTAATCTCAAGATAAAAGGTGAAGTGCCATTCATCGACGTTCCTAAAGAAGTGAATTTCAAGTTGATCGCtgttgctctttatttgagcataaaagAAGTATCTGATAATTGGAAGTCGAATGGAGGTGTCTCGGGGTTCTCTTTGAAGTTCTTGGTGAGAAAAGCTAAAGAGGAATTTGAGAAAAAGAATTGGAACACGTACAATGCATTGCTTGCTGTGGCTATTTACGGGATTGTGATGTTCCCAAATGTTCCCAATTTTGTAGACTCGGCCGCGATACACATCTTCATGGGAAAGAATCCTATTCCTACATTGTTGGCTGATACTTACTATGCCGTTCATTCCCGATATGAGAAACGTGGCGGTGCTATCACTTgttgccttcaattgttgttcatcTGGTTCCTCTCTTTGTTGCCCAGCAAAGGACCTTTTATGAAGACAAGGGAGACACTTAAGTGGACCCACAGGATTATGTCACTTACCTCTTATGACATCCAGTGGCCAAAGTATCGAATTAACGTTTCTGAAGTGATTGTTGGGTGCGGTAAGTTCGATAATGTTCCTTTGGTTGGTACTAGAGGTTGCATCAATTACAATCCCGTGGTATCCTTGCGTCAGTTGGGGTATACGTTGAAAGACAAGCCGGCGGATCACTTGATAGCGGAGACAGTCTATTTTGAGAAGGGGTCGGATCCAGAAAAGTTGAAAGAGATAATTGTGGCTTGGAAGAAGATCCGTAAGCATAATGGAGCCCATTTAGGGAAGAAGGAATCACTTGCTTTGACaccgtatgttgaatggattgtaaaacgggtcggaAACTTGTTGCTGCCATATGACAGGGTTGCACCacttcaaaagcaacctcctttgaTTCTATCTGAATTCGTGCCAACAGAACTTTACAAGGATGCTCTGGTTACCAACTACAGGTTGCACGAGAGGGAACAGGAGACCAACTTGAAATTCTTTGAAGAAAGAGATGCAAAGATGAGGTTGATGCACCAGCTCAAGCAAGTCGAAGGTGCAAGCTCAAGTCAGGCAAGTGTCCGGAAGCGTCCTTATGAGTTGCTAAAGGAAGATTTGCATCGCAAGCAACAGGAGTGTCTACAATTACAAAGATCAGAGAGTAGTCACAAGAGGCAGAAGCGGGATTCAGATAAACAACTAGCGGAAGAGAGGGCTAAGTCTGCTCGACTTGAAGAAGAATTAACAAGGCTCCGAACCCAATGGAGAGGAGATGTGGGAGCTCATTCTATTACCAGGCGATCCTAG